The genomic region GGACACAGCTATTGTATGAGCTGCCTCAAGAGCTACTGGGACAAGAGTGACCAGAGGGGGGTGTACAACTGCCCACAGTGCCGGGAAAGCTTCTCCCCGAGGCCGGTGCTCGGCAGAAACAACATCCTCGCGGAAGTGGTGGAGAAGTTGAGGAAAGCTGGCGTCCAGGCTACCGCCCGCGCCCAGGCGTACGCGAACGTGTTCGAGGATGTGGAATGCGACGTGTGCACCAAGAGAAAGAGCAAGGCCGTGAGGACCTGTTTGGTGTGTCTGGCCTCTTACTGTGAGAGCCACCTCAAGGCACATCAGGAGAGCAAGCGAGGTGGCCACAAGATTGTCGAGGCCACAAAACAACCACAGAAGAGACTCTGTTCCCAGCACAGGAAACCGCTCGAGTTGTTCTGTCGCACTGATCAAAAGTGCATTTGCTTCCAGTGCAAGGCTGAAGGACATAAAGGTCACAGTGTGGTCTCTGCAAATGCTGAACGAGTCGAGAGACAGGTAAACAGACAACGCAGCTCCACCATCCAATTTATCCAGTCCATGTTCcgattaaatatagcctacactcGCATCCAAGTTTATGGCAGTGATAATGATTTCCGTTCTTCTAATTAATTTATCATAAATTAAGTTTagtgtatgtatttatgaatACAAATTGTTTAACCTTGCCACGCCGTAGAAAAATAGTCTTTGCGAGACTGTTGGGAGATGGCTGGAAAATTTACCAAAGATACCAGTATGCAAACAAAATGAACAGTGGGCTGGGCTCATACATGTTGgcaattagttttttttttttttttttaaaaaaaaaaaactaagtgTTTGCCAAACATTGTTCATTGAAAAAGTGAatgctctttctttccctttcatTGACTACAGTACATATTCATCAGTCACACACCCATAGGCTATTCACCTGTCAGACAGTAGTACAAATACAACTGATAAAGATAatgtaaaatcatttttttattcagtttttcttgtTAGGTTAGGTTTACTTGTTCAAAGTGTACACATACTACTTATTTTCCCCTGGCTTATTTTAGACCTGATATGTGTGAAATGAGTGATCTAGTAACAACTATAATTGCTGAAACAGAAGCTATTGAAAGATGCTGGGAAGAAATCCAGACAGGTGAACAGAGACAAGGAAAAGGAGATCAGGCATGTGGTCAAATACCTGAAGGTATGAGTTTGGTCACCTCTCCCATCACCACTCACATCCATTGGTAATGTGGgttagtatactgtatatttatacaTGTTAGCATAGTTGTTGTTATCCAGAATGCATATACACTTAATTCCGAAAGCACGAGTAAAACACATGTGCTATTATGTATAAGACACTACACTGCTAAATGCCTCACCAGCAATCTGCTGAGGCCGCCATGGAGGACAGCGAGAGAATCTTCTCGAAGCTGACCCGTACCATAGAGCGGAAGCGCCTGGAGGTGAAAGAGATGATCAAGACCCAGGAGAAGGAGGCAGTGGCCAAGGCCGAGGGCATCCTGCAGACACTGGACCAGCACATGACTGAGCTCAGCATCAGAGACGGTCAACTGGACCGGCTGTCCCAGACTGATGACCACATCCACTTCCTTCAGGTATATAAGACAAGGAGGGATTTAAACCGGTACTAATCAGCAGCATTTTAGAACACAGTAACACAATGTAGGATTTCCCCTTTTTGTCAGTTTTCAGCGTGCTGGGTACCATGTAGCATTAAGGCTGTACACAGTTTGTTTGATACAACATAAGGGGGCATGCTCTTAGCCGCGTTAACATTTACACAGTGCAATGCACACTGTGCATGCACTGGCAATTTCCTAACACCATCCTCCTTAGCATGGCAGTCAGTATGACATTAAAATGACTTTTTGAATGCTTCAGttattttaatgtaaaaaaacgacgtcattttaaacattttgtttttttgcttaaCAGCTTTGTCCATAGACCATAATGTCCGAGTAAGATGACATTTTTATGCTGATGCCATGTCATTATAAGCCTGGGAACACTGGCTACTCAGCATGAAGTGAAGGGCTTACCTTACAAACTGCTCCAGGGCTGTTACTTCAGAGGATATATAAACACCACTCTATTGTCATGAGACCCACATATTTTCTTCCTTGACAGAGAAGCCAATCACTGGAGAGCGTCCCAGATGCAGGGGATCTCCCCAGTCTGGACATGCATCCCTATGTCTCTCTCATTGCCATGAGAAAGTCACTCTCTGAGCTCAAGGAGCGTCTGGATGAGTCAATCAAGAAAGAACTAACTGCCATCTCAGATATAAGTGAGACAGCCTTTGATGATTTTCATTAAGTTTCACCTGTTTTAATAACAGTGGGATGGGTAAATTTTACATAAATAAGCAAATGTGGTACAAAACCTTTATTTGTGGATTAAAAAGTATCAACATGCATGAAGCTATTTCCAACCATCATATGCTTGATATTGCTATCTAAATTATTGTACTATAGAAGTATACTATAGAAGCATTTAATTTTTCCTCAACAAAATCTTCCCCTTTAAGACAAGTCTTgagtatatttaaaaaatatatattaaattaaGTAAACAATCAACTTTCTTTCCAGTTAATAAAGAGAGCACACTGCCCTCATCCACATCCAAACCACAGACCTTAAGACGAGGAAAAtcaggtacagtatgtgaaagTAGCCCTTTCCCTCTCCACCTTCTCAGTTGCCTAGTTCTGATTAacaattgaaatgttctcaccGGTCTGTGACCCACCACAGTAGATGATCTGACCATGCAAAACAGCAGCACCCCCAGGACCAGAGCAGAGCTCCTGCAGTGTAAGTTCACATGCATTCCATAACCTACCTACAAAGATAAAAGGCGCTCAGCTGTGCATAAAGAATGCTTCTTGCAATGTCTGACACGATAAAAAAGGGTTTAGGAATATCCCTGCTGTTCTTTCTGGTAAGTAaaaccaaaccatttgtttcctccaaaaaaaaaaaaaaaaaaaaaaaaaagtgcaggtTCAAAAACATTACACTTAAGTTACATACAATCTAACCTCAAATATAAAGGACATTCCGGGAGAAATAATACCATTTTGTGTGATCCTTTCCCCAGACTGCTGTGAGGTAACTTTAGACCCAAACACTGCCAACTCCTTCCTCAGCCTGCGAGAGGGATTTCGAGAGGTGACTACAGGGAGGGAGCCGCTGCCGTACCCAGACCACTCAGAGCGCTTCACCTGCTGGGCGCAGCTGCTGTGCCGTGAGGGCCTGGCAGGACGCTGCTACTGGGAGGCGGAGTGGAGGGGCGCAGGAGGCGTGTCTGTGGGGGTCGCTTACAAAAGCATCCGCCGCAACGTCGGCAGCACTGACGGCAAGCTGGGCCACAACACCAAATCGTGGAGCCTAAACTGCCTGGACTTGGCGTGCTGCTTCCAGCACAATAAAACCAGAGTAGACTTGGCGGCTCTCCGAATCACTAGAGTCGGGGTCTATCTGGACCACAGGGCTGGGGTCCTAGCGTTTTACAGCATCATGGACATCCCGACCCTCCTGCACTGCGTGCAAACCACCTTCACACATCCGCTCTACCCAGCGTTCTGGGTGGGGCTGGGCTCCACCCTAAAGATCTGCTCTTTTTTCAACTTTAAAGCCTGAGGCACAAAACTGAATGTGGATGTCATTAAGCAATTACATAACCTTATTTGGTGTCATTCCTAGTGTAATGTAACCTCTGaagaataaaacaaaacaaaaaagaaacacatacgTATACATTCTTAACGCAaaactgtttttattttgaaaccgttcaAACTTAAAGCAGCAAAAACACCAGCACAGCACACCAATCTGGACCAAGGAGGCTTAGATCTTATTGAAGGCAGCAACATCCACACTTTGGACCTGAAATAGCCAGACATACAGACCAATCAGttgatttaaaatattttttttttatatttatagtatatagatatctatatctatatatctctctctcatatatatatatatatatatatatagtagtaGAGGTTTTGCACCTTTgtcattgttaacatttttgttTAACTGAATGTATTACTAAATTGGATAATTTCACTAATTTACAAAACACAGTTTATTATTCAATTGCTCCATTCAATTGTGAGTTCCATGGCATGTTTTGTAAGTGTTAATATATACAAACTGAAGCAGCTGTTTATTTTCACAAGATTTTGTGAATTTTAGTGCAGGATCAACATAATCCGGAATATTATTGGGGTTTAAAATCCAGATTTTGGCCAAGAATTTAATTAAAACACCCAGCATTTAATCCTGGCTACAGGTAGGAGTAAAATATCCTAAAATATTTATCCGGTATCAGATTAAAATTAAACGCCCAAGTTTGGTAACAAATTCACACACTTCTTTGAAGACACTCGCCACTGGAAGACAACGGTCTCTTAACAAAATACAATTAATAaacatacaatatataaaatgtaaatTTTGTCCACACCTCTACATTCTGCCTACACCTAGGTTTGACTGATCATCCAAGGGAAACAAAATGCTGTTAACATTAAACAGATGGTACTCACATAGTCCTCAAACTTGGTGATCTCCTCCTCCAGGTAGTCTGTGCCCACCTTGTCATCCTCCACCACGCAGTTGATCTGCAGCTTCTTGATGCCATAGCCCACAGGCACCAGCTTAGAGGCGCCCCACAGGAGCCCATCTGTCTGGACAGAGCGCACACACTCCTCCATCTTGGCCATGTCCGTCTCGTCGTCCCACTGGGAGGCAGAGaaggccatacacacacacacgtcaaaacacTGCTTCCCTcgcacaacaccacacaaacaaccacacagagacaaacggaggcggacacatacacacactcaaaacactccACTGGATGCTTCAAGACCATGCATAATATATGAGTGTGAGATAATCCTCAGAGTCCAGATTCTCCAGCTTAGAAGCTCTGCAGGCAGGCTAGTGCTTTTACAGCTTTAGGAGAATGACCCTGTTTTTTTGTCagcacccacaaacacatatagTGTTAGATGTTGAATGTTTCAATACTATTGTATCTCTATCAATCATTCATGCTCCAAAGCACACTGAATTTGACGTCAGAGAGAGCTAGgtagagagtgagagcgagcgAGGCAGTtacaactagggctgtcactttacgttcgaaaatcgattggaccaaccaacaagtttcgaaaactaaaatagggaatcgattttaaccaaatatgtacactattaattttaaacaaattaaacaaatgaaaaaaatagctgtaacaaaactcacaaacaagcagaaaaataacaaagaattccgaagtgcagtaatcattgcgaaagctaaaaataaaattcccaccaatttcacgcaccggaaacagccgtttcaatcggctgctgtgctgctggtgttttgccaaaaaattgaggaaaacgcaatcaacctgtgcgacatgaaaaaacgtctttagacatgaaaaatcgattttacaatcgattcaatgaacaattatgtctcaagaatctaacaggattttttcacaaaagtgacagccctagttacaacagagacagggagaaagaaacaaacgcaaaacaaaataaaaacaaatgcatCCAATTCCAGACAAAACACTACATCATGCACATCACAACAGCTGCAGCAAGTGCTGCACCAGAAAGGGGAGAATAATACTGCTGCCACATACAGGCTTGACGTCGAGCAGGATGGAGGATTTGGCGATGAGCACTGGCTTCTTGGACTTCTTTTCAGTGTACGCCTTCACCCTCTCTGCCTTGAGGCGCTCTGCCTCCtcatcgtcgtcgtcgtcgccgAACAGGTCCAAGTCATCGtcgtcatcctcctcctcatctttcaCTTCGACCTTCTTGGGCGCCTGGACAACCACGGTCTGTGCAAGGCATTaacaaaatagaaaaataatgaTTTACATTTGTGATTATGGAATCAGGGTTCCCACACATCAAATTCAAAACCTTTTCAAGACTTTTCCAGGCCCAACTCCTTGATATTCAAGGAACTAACGCAGCATACAAgaacatacatatatatgtgtttgtgtgtgtgtgatatatatatttgaATTCCCATTTGAATCCTCATTCGTTTATCGCAGAGCAGGTTACTAACACGATGACTACTCATAGGCCCCTTCTCGAACTCAATCCACCACCCACATCCAGGGCAGAGGTGGAAGAGGAACTCCGTTACATGACGTCCGAGGCTCCAAGTTGCTGGCCCGCAGGCTGATCCTGCTAGCGAGGGTCCGGGCCCAGGAGACTCACCTTGGCGGCGTGTGCGGAGGCTGGTGAAGCGGCAGCAGGTTTGGCCTTCTCCAGCACGGTGAGACGCGCCTCCATCTTGGACATCATGGATCTGAGGTCATTTACAGCTGCTCATCGCaacagggagggggagagagagagagagaggggtggcaCAGAGTTCAACAAGCACATTCATTAACAAGCTCTTAGTGCTGAATGTCCTGTGGATTTTAAATCCAGTAATCCAGCCTTGACACTTTCCTTGACCTTACACACATAAACCTTACCATTTCAGCAAAAATATAACAATTCTCCCCCCACAAGGATTGACTGATGTGTAGCGCTATTCAATGTCTAGGTGTTGTCTCAAGCTCACTTCAGACCCTTCTCTCCTTTAGACCCGTTTTGGCCAAGAATATATTTTGCATGGCCTAACCCACCATCATAACCAAAATCAATTATCTCTCCAAACATACATTTCTGGTTCAAATATCACCATACATAGTCAGCACAACACTCTTCACATATTTAACTGCCTAACATCATTATACATCCTCTGTATCCCCCTTAAATATTCCCCCAACACATGAAAGCCAAAAACACCCCTATTATCTCACACACTTGATCCCCGCACATCTCTGACGTCACACCCCCCAATGCACAAAGTCCTTCCCGACTTCACGTCGGGTCCCTTCCCAGCCTACAGCAGCCGGAAGCCAGTGCGGCTGTAGCGCGAGTGTTTCTTAGTCTTTGTCCATGTTTGTGAACTGTTTGTACTGTGTTGCATTGTCTTTGGCCTTTCAGTAATGTTGcgatttatgtttgtgttgcagGCGGCGTCCTGAATGCCTTGGAATGTCATGTTGGTGTGTGCGCTGGAATACTATGTTTGTGCTAACGTTCTAATAAAAGGGTGTTTAATCACAGTCTCAGTCCCGTTCGGATCAGCTGTTATTCACTTTAGGGGTAGCGGGCAGCCGCATTGCTACGATCACGTTTATTACCAtcaaataatcttttttttttttaatcccttAACATAGCACCTTCAACAGCATTATGTTGCGTCAACATCCTCTGTTCTCTAGATATTTACTCGCTTCTAAAGACCACTCACATCCAACAGAATTAAACATAGCTCCTTTAAAAACTGGCTGTTGGTCTGTCATTCATTGCACATTATCCATTCCACATATATGACCATGACCGCctgaaccagagagagagaatgctagaggattgtgtgtttgcttgcgtGTTTGCTTTCCGGATGCTTTTAATGTGATGCATTTTAATGAAACCACTGAACATTCTATGAAAACACTATTATTGCCATTGATGAAGGTGTCAACTGCAATATTTCGCTATTGTTTTAATCACCCAGGCCTACTGGATTCAcattctatacacacacacacatacctttgtGCAAGCTCTGGTTCTCCAACTCCAGACTCTTCATGCGTGACACAAGGTCTGTCTGGTCTCCAGCCCCTGTGCTGCTCGATGAGGTCTATTGACAAACAAAAACCAAATCTGAGCAttcagttaacacac from Alosa alosa isolate M-15738 ecotype Scorff River chromosome 1, AALO_Geno_1.1, whole genome shotgun sequence harbors:
- the ftr87 gene encoding E3 ubiquitin/ISG15 ligase TRIM25 isoform X1, with protein sequence MAATNISVEEEQFCCPVCLDVLKDPVTTPCGHSYCMSCLKSYWDKSDQRGVYNCPQCRESFSPRPVLGRNNILAEVVEKLRKAGVQATARAQAYANVFEDVECDVCTKRKSKAVRTCLVCLASYCESHLKAHQESKRGGHKIVEATKQPQKRLCSQHRKPLELFCRTDQKCICFQCKAEGHKGHSVVSANAERVERQKLLKDAGKKSRQVNRDKEKEIRHVVKYLKQSAEAAMEDSERIFSKLTRTIERKRLEVKEMIKTQEKEAVAKAEGILQTLDQHMTELSIRDGQLDRLSQTDDHIHFLQRSQSLESVPDAGDLPSLDMHPYVSLIAMRKSLSELKERLDESIKKELTAISDIINKESTLPSSTSKPQTLRRGKSVDDLTMQNSSTPRTRAELLQYCCEVTLDPNTANSFLSLREGFREVTTGREPLPYPDHSERFTCWAQLLCREGLAGRCYWEAEWRGAGGVSVGVAYKSIRRNVGSTDGKLGHNTKSWSLNCLDLACCFQHNKTRVDLAALRITRVGVYLDHRAGVLAFYSIMDIPTLLHCVQTTFTHPLYPAFWVGLGSTLKICSFFNFKA
- the ftr87 gene encoding E3 ubiquitin/ISG15 ligase TRIM25 isoform X2 — protein: MAATNISVEEEQFCCPVCLDVLKDPVTTPCGHSYCMSCLKSYWDKSDQRGVYNCPQCRESFSPRPVLGRNNILAEVVEKLRKAGVQATARAQAYANVFEDVECDVCTKRKSKAVRTCLVCLASYCESHLKAHQESKRGGHKIVEATKQPQKRLCSQHRKPLELFCRTDQKCICFQCKAEGHKGHSVVSANAERVERQKLLKDAGKKSRQVNRDKEKEIRHVVKYLKQSAEAAMEDSERIFSKLTRTIERKRLEVKEMIKTQEKEAVAKAEGILQTLDQHMTELSIRDGQLDRLSQTDDHIHFLQRSQSLESVPDAGDLPSLDMHPYVSLIAMRKSLSELKERLDESIKKELTAISDIINKESTLPSSTSKPQTLRRGKSDDLTMQNSSTPRTRAELLQYCCEVTLDPNTANSFLSLREGFREVTTGREPLPYPDHSERFTCWAQLLCREGLAGRCYWEAEWRGAGGVSVGVAYKSIRRNVGSTDGKLGHNTKSWSLNCLDLACCFQHNKTRVDLAALRITRVGVYLDHRAGVLAFYSIMDIPTLLHCVQTTFTHPLYPAFWVGLGSTLKICSFFNFKA
- the eef1da gene encoding eukaryotic translation elongation factor 1 delta a (guanine nucleotide exchange protein) isoform X6; the encoded protein is MSGLQCLMQDSVWFDKPRYDEAERRFYEGMNGITHSAQPPQEREASAILQDIAKARQNIQKSLAGLKTALQPGRGQSRPQKQQQRRNRTTSSSSTGAGDQTDLVSRMKSLELENQSLHKAVNDLRSMMSKMEARLTVLEKAKPAAASPASAHAAKTVVVQAPKKVEVKDEEEDDDDDLDLFGDDDDDEEAERLKAERVKAYTEKKSKKPVLIAKSSILLDVKPWDDETDMAKMEECVRSVQTDGLLWGASKLVPVGYGIKKLQINCVVEDDKVGTDYLEEEITKFEDYVQSVDVAAFNKI
- the eef1da gene encoding eukaryotic translation elongation factor 1 delta a (guanine nucleotide exchange protein) isoform X7 gives rise to the protein MSGLQCLMQDSVWFDKPRYDEAERRFYEGMNGITHSAQPTSSSSTGAGDQTDLVSRMKSLELENQSLHKAVNDLRSMMSKMEARLTVLEKAKPAAASPASAHAAKTVVVQAPKKVEVKDEEEDDDDDLDLFGDDDDDEEAERLKAERVKAYTEKKSKKPVLIAKSSILLDVKPWDDETDMAKMEECVRSVQTDGLLWGASKLVPVGYGIKKLQINCVVEDDKVGTDYLEEEITKFEDYVQSVDVAAFNKI